CGCTGGTCACTGACCCTTTGACCTCTTCGAGAATTGACTCTTCTGTGCAGTCAGCATCTTTCTTCCAAAACCAATGAAATCAATATACCTAAGCTATCAATTTCCCTCCCAGAAGGAAGTGTTCGAAGAAATAGAcagtttgtatgcatgtgtacactgAGGATCTATatggacatttttgttttctttatcttctgcTCACATGGCTGTGTAATAACTTTGTGTCCTGGAAGTGCTAAAGAAATGCAGACAGACTGGCTGCCAGCAGGGCATCTAAAGAGGGATAAATTGAGGGAGGATAAAGGTTGTAAGTAACTTTGAATTGTCTCCATGTAACTCTTACCGTTTGCCCTGAGTAATATGAAGTTTTCCCAGCTTCTTTGAGAGCATTTCTCAATGTCTGCTGATAAGGAAACTACAAAGTTTTCAGGAATTGATGTGTGACTCATAGGTTTGTTAGAGGAACCAGCATGAAGgtgaagttttttggtttttgttgggtggggttttttgggttttgattttagGATGTAGTGTTTACTCTGtggtgtatccctggctgccctggaactcagtttgtagaccaggttggcctcgaactcacagagatctaactgcttctaactcccaagtgctgtcattaaaggcgtgagccaccaccacccagtgaaggTGAAATTACCTAGATTTGTGTTTGAACCTGGGATGTGAAGTACCCAGACTGGCTTGCATTGATATATGAATACCTACACAAGTCCCTGACTTCCACTTGTGCTTTTTATTCCTGTTTCAGGCGGAGCTGGAGGCAGTGTCCCTGGGATCGAGAGGATGGGCCCTGGCATTGACCGCATTGGCGGTGCTGGCATGGAGCGCATGGGCGCAGGCCTAGGCCATGGCATGGATCGAGTGGGCTCTGAGATTGAGCGAATGGGCCTGGTCATGGACCGCATGGGCTCGGTTGAGCGCATGGGCTCCGGCATTGAGCGCATGGGCCCACTAGGTCTTGACCACATGGCCTCCAGTATTGAGCGAATGGGCCAGACCATGGAGCGAATTGGCTCTGGCGTGGAGCGCATGGGTGCCGGCATGGGCTTTGGCCTAGAGCGCATGGCCGCGCCCATTGACCGAGTGGGCCAAACCATTGAGCGCATGGGCTCTGGTGTAGAGCGCATGGGCCCTGCCATTGAGCGTATGGGTCTGAGCATGGATCGCATGGTGCCCACAGGCATGGGGGCCGGCCTGGAGCGCATGGGCCCCGTAATGGATCGTATGGCCACTGGCCTGGAGCGAATGGGCGCCAACAACCTGGAGCGCATGGGCCTGGAGCGCATGGGAGCCAACAGTCTGGAGCGCATGGGCCTGGAGCGAATGGGCGCCAACAGTCTGGAGCGTATGGGCCCTGCCATGGGCCCGGCATTGGGCGCTAGCATTGAGCGAATGGGCCTGGCCATGGGTGGCGCTGGAGGTGCTAGCTTTGATCGAGCCATTGAGATGGAACGGGGCAACTTTGGAGGAAGCTTCGCAGGTTCCTTTGGCGGAGCTGGAGGCCATGCACCTGGAGTAGCCAGGAAGGCCTGCCAGATATTTGTGAGAAATGTAAGTGGTTCTTCAGGAGCTCCTAATTGTTGTGAATGAGGTGGTGGGGAAATCAGTGGACTGAGCGGTGTAGACCAGAGGGAAGTCTGTTGAAGGGAGAGCTGGGTAGAATGAGGAGTACAACTTGCCCATCCCCGTAACTGGGCTGGAGGTTGAGGGTTTTCAGGAAGAAATGGTCCcagggctaggcatggtggcccattCCTTTAATTCACCACACTCTGAGATCCAGGTTAATAAGAGCAACcaagtgaaatcctgtctccaaaatacaaagaaacaaaaatacagtAGTCAGGCATTTGCTTGTGATGTGTGAGGCAATAGAGTAAACTGAGCTCTAATGGTCTGTTTCTGATTCCCTTGGTTTGAGGAACACTTCAGTCTTGGCACAGTGATTTAGAGACACGTGGTTGTGATTGATAGAATTACATTTCATCACTAAATTGTGGGTTGCCTACTCAGCTCTTAGGTCATCTCCATAAGCTAAagacttgttttgtttcctgcttATTGTCATAAATATGTTAGCCTGCCTCTCTGTCATGAGAAGTGGAGATTTTTTTTGGAGTTGGGGGAACTAATGAGGATTAAATCTAGGTCTATACACTTACTAGGCAAATCACCCTACACACCCAGCCTAAGGAAACCTTCATATTCTTGTATCTATTGTGATGTCTGTACATTGAGATTTGGTTGCATCACAGATTAGTCTGCCTCTTTTTTCCTCAGCTCCCATTTGATTTTACATGGAAGATGCTAAAGGACAAATTCAACGAATGTGGTAAGTGTCTGTTTGAGAAAGGCTCTCTATGTGCATTCCTGTGTTGTGGCTTTTTGGTGATGCTGTTGAGTTGGAGCAGTGAAGTTTTCTTCCTAGCCTTAACCACTGACCATGGGCTCTAGAGCACCAATGGGCCTTGCCATTGTTCTGCCTCTGCAGGTACTCAGGCAAGGTGTTGGGTGTCATGCTATGtgatcatttcttcctttatgaGACAGTCTGTCTCTGTTATAACCTAAGCTGGACTTGAGTTCATGATTCTTTTGCCCCTTCCTTCCATATTCTGGAACTAAAGACAAATGCTACCACTCCTGTTAGTTTAGAGTTTCTGAGTATTGTCATTTTTATGTAAGAGTCAGCAAAGCCACCTTCCTAAAGTCACAGATTTGTAAGAGGCAAAAACAAGTAATTCCAAGACAAGTTCCTTTCCCCCATGAAGCCTATAGCCAGTTTGATTCCCCAGAGCACTTATGCTCAGCAGTTACAGGTCTGGGCACACAGTATGGGATGAAAGTTTCTGTGGATTCATAGGCACACTAGGCAAACTTTCTGGAAAGCTTCCTTGATGACCAAGATGCAGTCTTCCCCTACTACCATTGCACCTTCTCAGCTAAACCAAGATCTAGGTGCTGCTCGATCATTCAGAAATGGCTCACATTTCAGTGTTCTTGATGGTTTGGGTGGGAGGGGGGGTAAGCTATAGAGTCAAAGCCCACCTTCTTGCCTGGTTCTTTGATTCTCTCCACTGCAAATTTCACATCAGTCATTATTGTAACTAGATATTATAAAAACTCAGGTTGGAATGTGCCACTTATCCCACCTCTGAGAATATGCAAATTCAAAAGCTTCTGAAAACTTGGTTCCATCTCCCTATTACCCTTGAACCCATGACATTCACTGCTTTCTTGCCAGAAGATgaccttcccttttcccttctcttttttccttccttttcttttttctttttgagacaggatccaaCTAGCCCAAGTTGGCTGCAAAATCattgtgtagccaaagatgatcttgaactcttagatttattcattttaatttttttttgagattgggaTCCTAGAAATCAGACTGGACCTTAAACTCACTATTATGTAGCCAAAAACAACCTTGAACTTTTAGTCCTGCTTCTAACTCCTgaacgctgggattacaggggtgtgccaccatgcctggtttatataagtgctggggctcaaacccagggttttgtgcatgctaggcaagcagtatATCCATTGAGCCTCATCCTCAGTGACTTTACACTCttgattctcctacctccacctcccaagggctgggattacaggtgagccacctttccattctcttttttgtcttccttcctttagtTCTGTCTTGTCATTCTTTTGATGCTGGGTCTTGTCATGTAGCTccagtctgtcctagaactcaaaatCTTGCTttatcctcccaagtgctggattgcAGATGTGTACCATTGTGTCCTTCTCTATCATGAGAAGCCACTGGAGTATCATCTCTCCCCAAGCCATTAGTAGCACAAGAATTAAGGGCCTAACAGTACTAATGTGTCTTTGGCGCCTACTCTATTATAGACCCACTTATTTTGTACTTGACACATACCTGGGTACTTAATAACCTGGGTGCTTATAGGTCTATGAATGGATATGTGTAAGCTACTACCTGGCTTACATTGGGGCAGTATAGAGTGTCATATTGGCAGTGGCCCTTGTGACTAGATGGTGGTATTCAACAATCAAGCCTCTAGAATTCAAATCTAAAGTTGGCTCCACATAGTCACCTCTTGGTGTAACTTGCTGAAGCATAAAGGCAAACATTTGAAGCTGGTTGGCAGGTTCTTCACAGCTGGTTAGGCTGTTGTCCTGCTTGGAGAACAATGGCAATATAGTGGAGGGGGCTGTAGTTGCTGGCGCCATTAGTGGTGTTCTGAGCATTCGCTTCATGCGCAAGAGCCTCTCTCCTTTTTGACTCTGTCACCGAAATCCAACAGGTGATCTGGACTGAATGGAGCCCAGACTGaggctgagctctgggtttgCCTGATGCGTGtggtctcttcttccctccctgtgCCAGGCCATGTGCTGTACGCCGACATCAAGATGGAGAACGGAAAATCCAAGGGGTGCGGTGTGGTTAAGTTTGAGTCTCCAGAGGTGGCTGAGAGAGCCTGCCGGATGATGAATGGCATGAAGCTGAGTGGCCGAGAGATTGATGTTCGAATCGATAGAAATGCTTAAGCAGTTGCCTTTTTTAAACATCAATACCAGACCTCtgaatttgtatttttccttgttaaCCATTTTAATTTGTTGGCTGGATGTATAAAGATGTTTAAAAAATTCAGTTGCTTTTTGGGGTAAtctgaattaatattttaatgattgGGGTTCCATTTGACTGTTTGCATTGAGATTGCAATGTGCACAATTTTTTTTGTAGTTGTGGCATCTTGTTGACATCAAATATGACTTTGATAATAAATACCAGTTCCTGAAAGTggtttgcttttttgtgtgtgtctctccctctccctctccctctccctctccctctctctctctctctctctctgtgtgtgtgtgtgtgtgtgtgtgtgtgtgtgtgtgtgtgtgtgtgtatgtgtgtgtgtgttttatgttatAGAGGTGGCCATCTGAGGTCTGCAGAGCTGGAGCAGCTTGAACTTCTTCCTTGGAGCTGTGACCTCCAGGGATCTTGACTCATTGTTGCTTGTCTGTGGGCCCCAGTGTTTGGAAAGCAGACCCTGGTTATAGTAGGAACACTATAGTACAGATCTTAGAAAGTTATTCTGTGGCCTTATTCTCAGGCACTGAGTGAAGCTCACttaattttggcttttctttgttCAAGCCCACTGAGAATATCACTGTTTGGGACACACTTAGGCAGGAGTCCCACTAGTGAAAGGTGGTCATAGACTCACTTGGCAACACATGCTTCCAGCCTACAAGGAGTTTTGGGATACAGCTACTGGTCATCTAGGGTGTGTAGGGGTGAATCCTTAGCAGCTCCTTTCCTACAGGGCAGacaactgatttttctttctcttcacctTTGGTACCTGGCATGTGCCTGTGTTCTATTGTTAGTACCagtcaggaaggagaagaaaagacaagaagcAAGGATGTTTTAAAGAAGGGTTTAATGTGGGCATGTACACTTGGGCTTGTTTGCCAGGCTGGGATCCAGGGCTCCTGAGTTAGCAGTGACTGTGCTGGtgatcctggaacccacttgtCTGTCTGCCTTACTATCCATGAGAAAACGGTTAGGTGTCCAGAGGGTCTGCAAAGAAGGATGAGTTCAAGTGATCTATGCCACAGAAGCATGATCACAAGCATCCCCATAGGAGCCACTGTACATACCCCAGAAGCTGACATCATCATATACTTCTGTTTCCCTGGCAGAGAGCACAGTATAGTCAGTAGGGGGACAACCCTGATGTTCCCCATTCCACCCAGGCAGGAACAACACTTACAAGGGCAACAGTGCAGTCCTGGGTACATAACCATCTGCAGGGGAGAGTAGATAGAATGGATTCTCAATCCTAGAACTCCTCCCTCATTTCCCTACATGTGGGCCAAGCACACTTACACTTGCCCTTGGGGTCCCGGCACAGCATCTCATCCTTGTTAGTAAACTCGATCACCTCCAGGATTTCTCCACGCCGGATGCCCAGGTGCTTGCCACCCCCACGGCGGGTCTTGGCATTGGGATCAATCATCATCTTTGTGTGAATCACGATCTCACCTTCAAACTTGGGGAACATCATATTAAGACTCTACTTCTGCTGTAACTTTGGTTCCTTCCTCAGGATGGAAGTCCTGGGCCCTGAGTACCAGTCTTCCCACGATTCATTCTCTATGTTCTCACCTTGAACTTCTTTCTGAACTCTCTTTcagctttctctgccttcctgatcTGTTTCAGCAACTTGGGGTCTGTGGGTGGCAGCTGCTGTGGCTGAGTGGCATTCTTCCTGGAAGACCCAGACATTGgggtatttataagtaagaaataCGCCCTATCAAGAGTTCCAGAGCTTAGCCCAGCCCTGTAACACCCTGTTTGCCCCATGTACCTGAACTCTGTGTCCTGCTGAGGCCATCTGGTGGTTTGCTGGGTAGACTGCACTTCATCTGAGGGCATTGGACAGAGTCAGTACAAAGGCTCCCAGCTTTGTCTTTACCCTAGTGACTTGGTGGGTGACCCTGCTCTGTCCTCAGGCTTCCCTGCATCTTGACCACTTTTCTTTACCTTTCTCTGAGGATTTATCAGTTCTTGTGGGTAAGGTTTACTTTGGTGAAGAAAGACTGAGAAGCTGGTCAACTGTCTAAGGCTACCCAGCTAGTAAAATTGTAGAGATGGGATGGATTTGTAggcctttggttttggtttttggtctcactgtatagaccaggctagcctggaactcagatctatctgcctctatctccccaaGTGCTGGCCACTATGACCAGCTTACAAATTGTAGACTTTGGGAGCcattttgcttctgcctcccagaataCGTTGGGAGTTTCAAGATTTTAGATTCAGAGCTAAAAACAAGATTTCCCTTATAGCATCCACAGTTTGCATCTCATGAGGAGCAACCAGGGTGGggttcttttgtttggttggttggttggttggttggtttttttgaagacagtttctctatgtagccctgactatcttgaaactcactctgtaaaccagactggcctcgaactcagatcctcctgcctctgcctcccaggttctggggtTAAaagcgtgtgctgccaccaccacttggtcAGGGTGGGGTTCTTAGCCTGAACCTTCTGCTGCAGAGACTGGTAGGGTTTCCCAGAGGAGTTGACTTACCACTTCCCAGCAGTAGGCTAGGCTTCCAGAGTGAGACCAACTGTTGGCTGAGGGTTTGGGTGACAGCCACTTGAAAATCAGGGTTAGTGAGGGCCTGAATCAGAGGCCCCATTTTGTTAATGACCCAAATGTTACATTGGACCAACTGTCTATTCTGATGAGCAGACCACAGAGGGGCACCTGTGTCATACCCAGTCAGTGCTGAGATTGATCTCTACTCAATAGGCAGAGATCTGGGTCCTATCCAGAACCTGCATTGCACCTAAACAAACTTGACTGTGGCAGTACTGGGCCCTGTGGTTCTGGATCATCCTGCAGCTTGCTCTGAAGCAGGCCACTGATAATCTTCCTTTCCTGCTAGTCTACATATAATCCTGGAAAGGCTGGACCCTGCCTCTCCAGGTGAGTTCCCAGCTCACAAAAGGGGCGGGGGGTGGAGGGGTTGCCATGTTTCAAAGGAACCCAAGAGGAGGGAGGTGCTGGTGGTCCCAGGCCACTCTGGTACTTGAATGATAACTCTGAAATGCTCAAAGCAGCCTTTGAGAGACTCTgcccacaggatggctcacacATTGC
The nucleotide sequence above comes from Onychomys torridus chromosome 21, mOncTor1.1, whole genome shotgun sequence. Encoded proteins:
- the Hnrnpm gene encoding heterogeneous nuclear ribonucleoprotein M isoform X2 codes for the protein MEESMKKAAEVLNKHSLSGRPLKVKEDPDGEHARRAMQKVMATTGGMGMGPGGPGMINIPPSILNNPNIPNEIIHALQAGRLGSTVFVANLDYKVGWKKLKEVFSMAGVVVRADILEDKDGKSRGIGTVTFEQSIEAVQAISMFNGQLLFDRPMHVKMDERALPKGDFFPPERPQQLPHGLGGIGMGLGPGGQPIDANHLNKGIGMGNLGPAGMGMESIGFGINKIGGMEGPFGGGMENMGRFGSGMNMGRINEILSNALKRGEIIAKQGGGGAGGSVPGIERMGPGIDRIGGAGMERMGAGLGHGMDRVGSEIERMGLVMDRMGSVERMGSGIERMGPLGLDHMASSIERMGQTMERIGSGVERMGAGMGFGLERMAAPIDRVGQTIERMGSGVERMGPAIERMGLSMDRMVPTGMGAGLERMGPVMDRMATGLERMGANNLERMGLERMGANSLERMGLERMGANSLERMGPAMGPALGASIERMGLAMGGAGGASFDRAIEMERGNFGGSFAGSFGGAGGHAPGVARKACQIFVRNLPFDFTWKMLKDKFNECGHVLYADIKMENGKSKGCGVVKFESPEVAERACRMMNGMKLSGREIDVRIDRNA